A region of Rhodoferax potami DNA encodes the following proteins:
- the hemP gene encoding hemin uptake protein HemP: MESHQSLPGTLAPKPSPLGSATRRNASKPIDSAGNRVVKASTLLGERQSVDIEYNGQRYRLQTTKAGKLILTK, from the coding sequence ATGGAATCCCATCAATCACTCCCCGGCACCCTTGCCCCCAAGCCCAGCCCGCTGGGGTCTGCGACGCGGCGCAACGCTTCCAAGCCGATCGATAGCGCTGGCAACCGGGTTGTCAAGGCGAGCACGCTCCTCGGCGAGCGCCAGAGTGTGGACATTGAATACAACGGCCAGCGCTATCGCCTGCAAACTACGAAGGCAGGCAAACTGATCCTGACCAAATAG
- a CDS encoding energy transducer TonB encodes MSTFALPRFGALPALSRNTSIVVTVVAFHVAALWAVQSGLLKRVVEVVVPAEILVEFVAPASPPPAPRATPQPKTPTKTVTTKQPTPPVPAPTPTVAPQPAPTPLAIAPSANTPAPSAATPAATATTQSNATGSSNVPAAPPAPPAPPKVELPSSDADYLNNTKPAYPAISKRLGEQGRVVVRVFIDADGQPSQASVKQSSGFDRLDQASVETALKWRYSPGKRAGVAQGMWFDVPLNWQLTR; translated from the coding sequence ATGTCTACTTTTGCACTTCCGCGTTTTGGCGCACTTCCTGCTTTAAGTCGTAACACCAGCATTGTCGTGACGGTGGTTGCCTTCCACGTGGCGGCTTTGTGGGCCGTTCAAAGTGGCTTGCTTAAGCGCGTCGTGGAGGTGGTAGTGCCCGCCGAAATCCTGGTGGAGTTTGTAGCCCCCGCATCGCCACCACCCGCACCACGTGCCACTCCGCAGCCCAAAACACCCACCAAAACAGTCACTACCAAACAACCGACACCTCCGGTGCCTGCACCCACCCCCACAGTGGCACCCCAACCCGCGCCCACGCCCTTGGCGATTGCACCCTCTGCCAATACACCGGCACCGTCAGCGGCAACCCCCGCAGCAACGGCAACTACACAAAGCAATGCCACTGGCAGTAGCAATGTACCTGCAGCCCCGCCCGCACCACCGGCTCCGCCAAAGGTCGAATTGCCCTCCAGCGATGCCGATTACCTGAACAACACCAAGCCTGCCTACCCCGCAATCAGCAAGCGTTTGGGTGAGCAAGGCCGCGTCGTGGTGAGGGTATTCATCGATGCCGACGGGCAACCCAGCCAGGCCAGTGTCAAGCAAAGCAGCGGATTTGACCGCTTGGATCAAGCCTCGGTGGAGACCGCTTTGAAATGGCGCTACTCCCCGGGCAAGCGCGCTGGTGTCGCACAAGGCATGTGGTTTGACGTGCCCCTTAACTGGCAGCTCACCCGCTAG
- a CDS encoding ExbD/TolR family protein, whose protein sequence is MSFGMQDAGSDSDAEVMNEINMTPLVDVMLVLLIIFIITVPVMKHAVNVELPTATSQPEQVKPETLQLSVDAQGAYFLNQSLVASDALSGVLQAEAAKDPQPELHIRGDKAVRYEFVAQAMASAQQAGLRKIGFISEPTR, encoded by the coding sequence ATGTCATTTGGAATGCAAGACGCTGGCTCCGACAGCGACGCCGAGGTCATGAACGAGATCAACATGACACCGCTGGTCGATGTGATGTTGGTGCTGCTCATCATCTTCATCATTACCGTGCCGGTGATGAAACACGCTGTCAATGTAGAGCTGCCAACGGCCACGAGCCAGCCGGAGCAAGTCAAGCCTGAAACACTGCAGCTCAGTGTGGACGCGCAAGGCGCTTATTTTCTGAACCAATCGTTAGTTGCCAGCGATGCCCTGAGCGGGGTACTGCAAGCCGAGGCCGCCAAGGATCCGCAGCCGGAATTGCATATCCGCGGGGACAAAGCCGTGCGCTATGAATTCGTGGCGCAAGCCATGGCGTCCGCTCAACAGGCGGGGCTGCGCAAAATCGGGTTCATCTCCGAGCCGACACGATGA
- a CDS encoding MotA/TolQ/ExbB proton channel family protein → MESQLGLITLWNQGDWVTKAVAVLLLGMSLASWIVILIKALDIFKFKSLAGRTESFWHSADFESGMTTLGNPVDNPFVQLARSGQEATAHHRHTQTQLHDALDISDWISRALRNSIDDSTARFQSGLAVLASVGSTAPFVGLFGTVWGIYHALMGIGASGQATIDKVAGPIGEALIMTALGLAVAIPAVLGYNALVRGNKSILTKLNRFAHDLHAYFVTGARVTHVQSGDSKVVAMKKA, encoded by the coding sequence ATGGAATCTCAACTCGGCCTCATCACCCTCTGGAACCAAGGCGACTGGGTCACCAAAGCGGTGGCAGTTTTGCTGCTCGGCATGTCCTTGGCGTCATGGATCGTGATTCTGATCAAGGCCCTCGACATCTTCAAGTTCAAGTCGCTGGCGGGCCGCACCGAAAGCTTCTGGCATAGCGCTGACTTTGAATCCGGCATGACGACCCTAGGCAACCCGGTCGACAACCCGTTCGTTCAATTGGCGCGCTCGGGGCAAGAGGCCACCGCCCACCACCGCCACACCCAAACCCAATTGCATGACGCCCTGGACATCAGCGACTGGATCAGCCGCGCCTTGCGCAACAGCATTGATGACAGCACCGCACGCTTCCAGAGCGGCTTGGCCGTGTTGGCATCGGTCGGCTCGACAGCACCTTTCGTAGGGTTGTTTGGAACCGTTTGGGGCATCTACCACGCACTCATGGGCATTGGCGCATCAGGCCAAGCCACTATCGACAAGGTCGCTGGCCCAATCGGCGAAGCGCTGATCATGACCGCCTTGGGTTTGGCTGTAGCCATCCCGGCAGTGCTGGGATACAACGCGTTGGTCCGTGGCAACAAGTCCATCCTGACCAAGCTCAACCGTTTCGCCCACGATTTGCACGCCTACTTTGTGACGGGCGCACGGGTCACCCACGTCCAGAGCGGTGACAGCAAAGTCGTCGCCATGAAAAAAGCCTGA
- a CDS encoding peptidoglycan DD-metalloendopeptidase family protein translates to MVGMRSLWFCVAGAALLVVAGCGSKPITRAPVEDRSSQAPQQTVNTDPRTQAVKQPPGFENAGKPGYYTVKPGDTLIRIGLENGQSHKDIARWNALDNPNKIEVGQVLRIVQPVAVAEAAGTKPVASSSSTVTALPPASGQSSAASAPARAASAVTAAASAPAKAASAPASAPAVAAVTPVATSDDAVAWMWPGNGTVLAGFDEVKNKGLDIGGNAGDPVLAAGEGKVVYAGAGLRGYGNLIILKHNNTFLTAYAHNQTLLVKEDQTVKKGQKIAEMGSTDADRVKLHFEVRRQGKPVDPMKYLPAR, encoded by the coding sequence ATGGTTGGTATGCGTAGTTTGTGGTTTTGCGTTGCGGGTGCCGCGCTACTGGTGGTGGCGGGTTGTGGCTCCAAGCCCATTACCCGAGCGCCTGTCGAGGATCGCTCCAGCCAAGCGCCACAACAAACGGTGAACACCGACCCACGCACCCAAGCGGTCAAGCAGCCTCCCGGTTTTGAGAATGCAGGCAAGCCGGGCTACTACACCGTCAAGCCTGGCGATACGCTGATTCGTATTGGCTTGGAAAACGGCCAAAGTCATAAAGACATCGCACGTTGGAACGCGCTGGACAACCCCAACAAGATTGAAGTGGGCCAAGTACTGCGGATCGTTCAGCCGGTAGCGGTGGCGGAAGCTGCAGGTACCAAGCCGGTGGCAAGCAGTAGTAGCACCGTGACGGCTCTGCCACCCGCTAGCGGGCAGTCTTCGGCGGCGAGTGCGCCGGCCAGAGCGGCCTCCGCCGTCACCGCAGCAGCGAGTGCACCGGCCAAGGCAGCATCTGCTCCTGCCAGTGCGCCTGCGGTTGCGGCGGTTACCCCCGTTGCCACGAGCGACGATGCAGTCGCTTGGATGTGGCCGGGCAATGGCACGGTGTTAGCCGGCTTTGATGAAGTCAAAAACAAAGGCTTGGACATCGGCGGGAATGCCGGAGACCCTGTCTTGGCAGCGGGTGAGGGGAAAGTCGTGTACGCCGGTGCCGGATTGCGCGGCTATGGCAACCTGATCATCCTCAAGCACAACAACACCTTCTTGACGGCCTATGCCCATAACCAGACCTTGCTGGTGAAGGAAGACCAGACGGTGAAGAAGGGTCAAAAGATCGCCGAAATGGGCAGCACCGATGCAGATCGCGTCAAGTTGCATTTCGAGGTTCGCCGCCAAGGCAAACCGGTGGATCCAATGAAATACCTCCCCGCTCGTTAG
- a CDS encoding protein-L-isoaspartate(D-aspartate) O-methyltransferase, whose amino-acid sequence MKERPSFPARLDTTLAKNRPHPSGTVMPLAPRGQAGPLTGAAKTVAPKSGVSSVPVPQGLGMDSLAVRQRMVQKLAGQGVTDPLVLSAMGSIERHRFVDSGLVNQAYEDTSLPIGLGQTISKPGVVSRMIELLRNGATGPMGRVLEIGTGCGYQAAVLSRVATEVYSIERLKGLHDKARDNLRPLRLPNVHLLFGDGMAGYPKGGPYAGIISAAGGDALPQAWIDQLAVGGRLVAPVVHAGGQALLVVDKTAQGLRQSILEAVHFVPLKSGVA is encoded by the coding sequence ATGAAGGAGCGGCCCTCCTTTCCGGCGCGGCTCGACACCACCCTTGCGAAAAACCGGCCGCATCCGTCAGGTACGGTAATGCCACTGGCGCCGCGGGGCCAAGCCGGCCCCTTAACAGGTGCTGCTAAAACGGTGGCTCCCAAAAGTGGAGTCTCCAGCGTACCTGTCCCCCAAGGTTTGGGGATGGATTCGCTGGCGGTGCGGCAACGCATGGTGCAAAAGCTGGCCGGGCAGGGTGTTACAGACCCCTTGGTCTTGTCTGCCATGGGTTCGATTGAGCGACACCGGTTTGTGGACAGTGGCTTAGTGAACCAGGCCTACGAAGACACCAGCCTGCCCATCGGGCTGGGGCAGACCATTTCCAAGCCGGGAGTGGTGTCTCGCATGATCGAGCTGTTGCGTAATGGTGCCACCGGGCCCATGGGCCGCGTACTGGAAATCGGCACCGGTTGCGGCTACCAGGCCGCAGTGCTGAGCCGTGTGGCCACAGAGGTCTACAGCATTGAGCGCTTGAAGGGTTTGCACGACAAAGCCCGAGACAATTTGAGGCCTCTGCGCTTGCCCAATGTGCATTTACTGTTCGGGGATGGCATGGCGGGTTATCCCAAGGGGGGGCCTTATGCCGGGATTATTTCGGCCGCCGGAGGCGATGCTTTGCCGCAAGCGTGGATTGATCAATTAGCGGTGGGTGGGCGCTTGGTCGCTCCCGTGGTACACGCCGGAGGACAGGCCCTCCTGGTCGTTGACAAAACAGCCCAGGGCCTGCGCCAGAGCATTCTGGAGGCGGTGCATTTTGTACCCCTAAAATCGGGTGTTGCCTGA
- the rlmD gene encoding 23S rRNA (uracil(1939)-C(5))-methyltransferase RlmD, translated as MTDEHNNDTAATPQLPDGWLAVKSLDLEAQGVAHRPDGKVVFIEGALPFEVVSAQMHRSKASFEKGTLTEIHIESSQRVQPACPHFGLHEGACGGCKMQHLHVGAQVAVKQRVLEDNLHHIGKLKPDNVVRPIEGPSWGYRYRGRLSVRFVRKKGAVLIGFHERKSRYVADMKVCHVLAPRVSAMLMPLRQLIESMDAVETIPQLELAMGDISDQQDNQAGVIALVLRHMEPLSEADKGRLRAFAATQAGLQWWLQPKGPETIHRLDELPGHETGELAYSLPDFGITMPFRPTDFTQVNPHINRVLVSRALGLLQVEKTERVIDWFCGLGNFTLPLATQAREVLGIEGAEALVARSRENLVFNSKRKAAASPAESPLAATEFVARNLFEMTPELLIADGSADKWLIDPPREGAYALVQALAALCQQPELRKGWTPPKRIVYVSCAPATLARDAGVLVNEAGYTCSKAGVVNMFPQTAHVESIAVFERND; from the coding sequence ATGACTGACGAACACAACAACGACACAGCGGCCACGCCGCAGCTGCCTGATGGCTGGCTGGCAGTGAAATCTCTAGACCTCGAAGCCCAAGGGGTCGCCCACCGGCCTGACGGCAAAGTGGTGTTTATTGAAGGTGCTCTCCCCTTTGAAGTGGTGAGTGCGCAGATGCACCGCAGCAAGGCCAGTTTCGAAAAGGGCACTCTGACCGAGATCCACATCGAGTCTTCCCAGCGGGTACAGCCTGCGTGCCCGCACTTTGGTCTGCATGAAGGCGCCTGTGGCGGCTGCAAGATGCAGCACTTGCACGTGGGCGCCCAAGTGGCCGTGAAGCAACGTGTACTGGAAGACAACCTGCATCACATCGGCAAACTCAAGCCGGACAATGTGGTGCGGCCGATCGAGGGGCCCTCGTGGGGCTACCGATACCGTGGTCGTTTGTCCGTGCGATTTGTTCGGAAAAAGGGTGCGGTGCTGATCGGCTTCCATGAGCGCAAGAGCCGCTATGTGGCGGATATGAAGGTCTGTCACGTGCTGGCTCCTAGGGTTAGCGCGATGCTGATGCCTCTGCGTCAGTTGATTGAGTCCATGGACGCCGTGGAAACCATTCCGCAACTTGAGCTCGCCATGGGCGACATCAGCGACCAACAAGACAATCAGGCTGGCGTTATTGCGTTAGTCCTGCGCCATATGGAGCCCCTGTCGGAGGCTGACAAAGGCCGCCTGCGGGCCTTTGCAGCGACCCAAGCGGGTTTGCAATGGTGGTTGCAGCCCAAAGGCCCTGAAACCATTCACCGCCTTGACGAGTTGCCGGGCCATGAGACCGGAGAGTTGGCCTACAGCCTGCCCGACTTTGGCATCACCATGCCGTTCCGCCCGACCGATTTCACGCAGGTCAACCCGCACATCAACCGGGTGCTGGTCTCAAGGGCGCTGGGTCTTTTGCAGGTGGAGAAGACTGAGCGCGTGATTGATTGGTTCTGCGGCTTGGGCAATTTCACTTTGCCACTGGCTACCCAAGCGCGCGAAGTGTTGGGTATTGAAGGGGCTGAAGCCCTGGTGGCCCGTTCGCGTGAAAACCTGGTCTTTAATTCCAAGCGAAAAGCGGCTGCATCGCCCGCAGAATCTCCGCTAGCAGCTACTGAATTTGTAGCGCGCAACCTGTTTGAAATGACGCCTGAGCTGTTGATTGCGGATGGCTCTGCCGACAAGTGGCTGATTGACCCACCGCGTGAGGGTGCCTATGCACTGGTGCAAGCCTTGGCAGCGCTGTGCCAGCAGCCCGAGCTGCGCAAGGGCTGGACACCGCCCAAGCGCATTGTGTATGTGAGCTGCGCGCCTGCCACTTTGGCCCGGGACGCCGGAGTGCTGGTCAATGAGGCCGGCTACACCTGCTCTAAGGCTGGCGTGGTGAACATGTTCCCCCAAACGGCGCACGTGGAGAGCATTGCCGTGTTCGAGCGGAACGACTGA
- the surE gene encoding 5'/3'-nucleotidase SurE encodes MKILISNDDGYQAPGIVALYEALKDVAEVEVIAPEQNNSAKSNALTLHSPLYVHQAANGFRYVNGTPADCVHIALTGLLDYRPDLVVSGINNGANMGDDTIYSGTVGAAMEGFLFGIPAIAFSQVERDWVHLQSAAQKAREMVLAMQQQQMITTAPWLLNVNIPNLPFEMIGAAKLCRLGKRHAAEKVIKQQSPRGETMFWIGAAGPVKDDADGTDFHATAQGHVAVTPLKVDLTDHDNLGYWAQSMNRLTSSPKI; translated from the coding sequence ATGAAAATTCTCATTTCCAACGACGACGGTTATCAAGCCCCCGGTATCGTGGCGCTTTACGAAGCGCTCAAAGATGTTGCTGAAGTGGAGGTCATTGCTCCTGAGCAAAATAACAGCGCTAAATCCAATGCACTGACGCTGCATTCGCCCTTGTATGTGCACCAGGCCGCGAACGGTTTTCGCTACGTGAATGGCACACCTGCAGATTGTGTGCACATCGCGCTCACCGGTTTGCTGGATTACCGCCCAGATTTGGTGGTGTCGGGTATCAACAACGGTGCCAATATGGGGGATGACACCATCTACTCTGGCACTGTCGGAGCCGCGATGGAAGGCTTTTTGTTCGGCATTCCAGCGATTGCGTTTTCCCAAGTGGAGCGGGACTGGGTTCACTTGCAATCTGCCGCGCAAAAAGCCCGTGAGATGGTGCTTGCAATGCAGCAGCAGCAAATGATCACCACAGCGCCATGGCTGCTCAATGTGAACATTCCCAATTTGCCTTTTGAGATGATCGGCGCTGCCAAGCTGTGTCGCCTGGGTAAGCGACACGCTGCCGAGAAAGTGATCAAGCAGCAGAGCCCCCGAGGGGAAACCATGTTCTGGATCGGTGCCGCGGGTCCGGTGAAGGACGATGCTGATGGCACTGATTTCCATGCCACGGCTCAAGGCCATGTTGCCGTGACTCCGCTCAAAGTCGATCTCACAGACCATGACAATCTGGGCTATTGGGCTCAGTCGATGAACCGTTTGACCTCATCACCCAAGATATGA
- a CDS encoding Bax inhibitor-1/YccA family protein has protein sequence MTDRTTTFGQSLGYGASTAQRNKVLRNTYWLLSLSMVPTVVGAWVGVAMNLGPIFSGILGFVLFMAIAFGFIFAIEKTKNSAAGVPVLLGFTFFMGLMMSPLIQRTLGFSNGPQLIMTAFAGTAGVFFAMASLATVIKRDLSGMGKWLFVGTIVLIVGGLVNAFVGSTAGMMALSMAAIGIFSFWMLYDVKRIVDGGETNYITATLSLYLNIVNVFQNLLALLGIFGGERD, from the coding sequence ATGACCGATCGCACTACTACCTTTGGCCAAAGCCTGGGCTATGGCGCATCAACCGCGCAACGCAACAAGGTGCTGCGCAACACATATTGGCTGCTCTCACTGAGCATGGTTCCCACCGTGGTGGGCGCTTGGGTGGGCGTGGCGATGAACTTGGGCCCTATTTTCAGCGGCATCCTTGGCTTCGTGCTGTTCATGGCCATCGCTTTCGGCTTCATTTTCGCGATTGAAAAGACCAAGAATTCTGCCGCTGGCGTCCCTGTGCTGCTGGGCTTTACTTTCTTCATGGGGCTGATGATGTCTCCCCTGATCCAGCGCACCCTGGGCTTTAGCAATGGCCCTCAGCTCATCATGACCGCATTTGCCGGCACCGCAGGTGTGTTCTTCGCCATGGCCAGCTTGGCCACCGTGATCAAGCGCGACCTGAGTGGTATGGGTAAATGGTTGTTTGTAGGCACTATCGTGTTGATCGTGGGCGGCTTGGTAAACGCTTTCGTGGGCTCTACTGCCGGCATGATGGCCTTGTCCATGGCTGCCATCGGCATCTTCAGCTTCTGGATGCTGTATGACGTGAAACGCATCGTGGACGGTGGCGAAACCAACTACATCACCGCGACCCTGAGCCTGTACCTGAACATCGTGAACGTGTTCCAGAACCTGCTCGCTCTGTTGGGCATTTTCGGCGGCGAACGCGACTAA
- a CDS encoding peptidylprolyl isomerase, which produces MFDFVRKHTKVLMFLMFLLLIPAFVLVGVDGYKSMADQGATVATVGKAKITQEEWDFAHKNEVDRLRTSVPNLDPKLLDSPQARYATLERLVRDKVMAEAVQASHLTMSNARLARELQQNPTIAGLRKPDGTVDMERYRQLAASQGLTPEGFEARVRRDLSLMQVESAISSTAFSPKALADIALNAFFERREIQVTRFGPADFVAKVNPSEADIEAYFQANTAQFQSTETANIEYVLLDIEALKKSVVVSDADLKSYFDQNASRFSAQEERRASHILINAPKDMPAAERTKAQERAAALLAQVRKAPETFAEVAKKNSQDAGSAVRGGDLDYFGRGAMVKPFEDAAFSLKKGDISDLVESDFGFHIIKLADIKSAKQPSFDEVKASLEPELRAQLAQRKFAEAAESFTNGVYEQSDSLAPVADRLKLVVKTADGVQRAVQPGATGPLANSRFLEAIFSADSLENKRNTEALELGANQLVSARILSYSPARALSLAEVKPLVRDRLIASRALEQAKKEGAEKLASVQKDPSSVSFAAAVTMSRDASQGLQGAIVDAALRASPAKLPAFVGVDLGTQGYAIVRVNKVLQRTAVEEAKSKQEQAQYAQWVAAAESAAYYEGLKQRFKVQMKVPAP; this is translated from the coding sequence ATGTTCGATTTTGTTCGCAAGCACACCAAGGTGTTGATGTTCTTGATGTTCTTGCTACTCATTCCCGCCTTTGTGTTGGTGGGGGTTGATGGTTACAAAAGCATGGCAGATCAGGGCGCAACGGTAGCGACCGTTGGCAAAGCAAAGATTACCCAAGAAGAATGGGACTTTGCCCACAAAAACGAAGTCGACAGACTGCGCACCTCCGTACCCAATTTGGATCCCAAGCTCCTGGATTCCCCCCAAGCACGTTACGCGACACTTGAACGTTTGGTACGTGACAAGGTGATGGCCGAGGCTGTTCAAGCGTCGCACCTCACCATGAGCAATGCCCGCCTGGCGCGAGAGTTGCAGCAAAACCCGACGATTGCAGGTCTCCGCAAACCCGACGGTACCGTGGACATGGAGCGTTACCGGCAATTGGCGGCAAGCCAAGGGCTGACGCCAGAAGGCTTTGAAGCGCGTGTGCGCCGCGATCTCTCGTTGATGCAGGTGGAGTCGGCCATTTCGTCTACCGCTTTTTCACCGAAAGCATTGGCGGACATTGCGCTCAACGCTTTTTTTGAGCGCCGCGAAATTCAAGTAACCCGCTTCGGGCCGGCAGATTTTGTTGCGAAGGTAAATCCTTCTGAGGCTGATATTGAAGCCTACTTTCAAGCGAACACTGCGCAGTTTCAGTCCACTGAAACCGCCAACATTGAATATGTGCTGCTTGATATTGAAGCGCTGAAGAAATCGGTTGTGGTGAGCGACGCTGATTTGAAGTCTTACTTCGATCAAAACGCAAGCCGTTTCAGTGCCCAGGAAGAGCGACGTGCGAGCCATATTTTGATCAATGCGCCGAAGGACATGCCTGCGGCTGAGCGTACCAAGGCTCAAGAACGCGCCGCTGCGCTGCTCGCCCAAGTTCGCAAAGCACCCGAGACCTTTGCAGAGGTCGCCAAAAAGAATTCGCAAGATGCCGGATCTGCTGTCCGCGGTGGCGATTTGGACTACTTCGGTCGTGGCGCCATGGTGAAGCCTTTTGAAGATGCAGCTTTCTCCCTGAAAAAGGGTGACATCAGCGATCTGGTGGAGTCTGATTTTGGCTTCCACATCATCAAATTGGCGGACATCAAGAGCGCCAAACAGCCGTCTTTTGACGAGGTCAAAGCCAGTCTAGAGCCAGAGCTGCGGGCGCAACTGGCGCAACGGAAATTTGCTGAAGCGGCTGAATCATTTACCAATGGTGTTTACGAGCAATCGGACAGCTTGGCGCCTGTCGCCGATCGTCTGAAGCTCGTAGTGAAGACAGCGGACGGTGTTCAGCGTGCGGTGCAGCCGGGTGCTACTGGTCCTCTCGCCAACAGCCGCTTTTTAGAGGCTATTTTTAGCGCTGACTCGCTGGAGAACAAGCGCAATACGGAAGCCCTTGAACTTGGCGCCAATCAGTTGGTATCTGCACGGATCCTCTCTTACAGCCCTGCGCGTGCCCTGTCGTTGGCAGAAGTCAAGCCTCTGGTGCGGGATCGTTTGATCGCTAGCCGGGCGCTGGAGCAGGCGAAAAAAGAAGGGGCCGAGAAATTAGCCTCGGTGCAAAAAGACCCGTCAAGTGTCAGCTTCGCTGCCGCAGTGACGATGTCACGTGATGCGAGCCAAGGCTTGCAAGGCGCAATAGTAGACGCTGCTCTGCGTGCCAGTCCTGCCAAGCTCCCCGCATTCGTGGGCGTTGACTTGGGGACACAGGGCTACGCCATTGTGCGAGTCAACAAGGTTCTGCAGCGCACTGCAGTGGAAGAGGCAAAATCCAAGCAGGAACAAGCGCAATACGCCCAATGGGTGGCTGCAGCTGAGAGCGCCGCTTACTATGAAGGCTTGAAGCAGCGTTTCAAAGTGCAGATGAAGGTACCTGCACCTTGA
- a CDS encoding NADPH:quinone oxidoreductase family protein produces MHAWLCEDPTGVDALNWKELPTPEPRAGEVLLEIHAASLNFPDLLIVQNKYQMKPALPFVPGSEYAGIVVAVGEGVTHLKVGQAVACLSGTGGFATHTIAPAAMCMPLPLGFPMVDAAAFIMTYATSHHALLDRGQLKAGETVLILGAAGGVGTAAIQIAKAAGAKVIAAGSSAEKCELCTRIGADATINYSTENLRDALKALTQGRGPDVIYDPVGEDLAEPAFRSIAWRGRYLVVGFAAGPIPALPFNLALLKGASIVGVFWGDFAKKEPGANAKMMQELVGWYMQGKIKPVIDRTLPMGEAKAAYAHMGSRKVMGKVVLVNS; encoded by the coding sequence ATGCATGCCTGGCTATGCGAAGACCCCACAGGCGTTGACGCCTTGAATTGGAAGGAACTACCAACCCCTGAGCCCAGGGCCGGAGAGGTCCTGTTGGAGATTCACGCTGCAAGCTTGAACTTTCCAGACCTGCTGATTGTTCAAAACAAGTACCAAATGAAGCCCGCACTGCCCTTCGTGCCAGGTTCAGAGTACGCCGGAATCGTGGTTGCAGTCGGTGAAGGCGTCACCCATTTGAAAGTGGGCCAAGCAGTCGCATGCCTCAGTGGTACCGGCGGTTTTGCGACACACACGATCGCACCCGCTGCCATGTGTATGCCGCTTCCCTTAGGGTTCCCGATGGTGGATGCCGCAGCATTCATCATGACCTATGCGACTTCACACCATGCATTGCTAGACCGTGGGCAACTGAAGGCAGGTGAAACGGTCTTGATTTTGGGCGCCGCTGGCGGCGTGGGCACTGCGGCCATCCAGATTGCCAAAGCCGCGGGGGCCAAAGTGATTGCCGCTGGCTCGAGCGCAGAAAAATGCGAACTTTGTACCCGTATCGGCGCCGATGCCACGATCAACTACAGCACCGAGAACCTGCGCGATGCCCTGAAGGCACTGACGCAAGGACGCGGACCTGATGTGATCTACGATCCTGTGGGTGAGGATCTTGCAGAACCGGCATTCCGCTCCATCGCATGGCGCGGTCGCTACTTGGTCGTGGGTTTTGCCGCAGGCCCTATTCCGGCGCTTCCCTTCAACTTGGCGCTCCTGAAAGGCGCTTCTATCGTAGGCGTCTTCTGGGGCGACTTTGCCAAGAAAGAGCCGGGTGCCAATGCCAAAATGATGCAAGAACTTGTCGGCTGGTACATGCAGGGAAAAATCAAGCCAGTGATTGACCGCACCCTGCCGATGGGCGAAGCCAAAGCCGCTTACGCGCATATGGGTTCACGCAAAGTAATGGGCAAAGTGGTCCTGGTGAATAGTTGA
- a CDS encoding HU family DNA-binding protein, protein MNKTELIEHIAKHADISKAAATRALESTIGAVKTTLKKGGTVSLVGFGTFAVGKRAARTGRNPRTGDAIKIKAAKVPKFRPGKALKDALN, encoded by the coding sequence GTGAACAAAACAGAATTGATCGAGCACATTGCCAAGCACGCAGATATTTCGAAGGCTGCTGCTACACGCGCTTTGGAGTCCACCATCGGTGCCGTGAAGACGACCTTGAAAAAAGGCGGTACAGTGTCGCTCGTAGGTTTTGGTACATTTGCAGTTGGCAAGCGCGCTGCGCGCACTGGTCGCAATCCCCGCACTGGCGATGCGATTAAAATCAAGGCAGCAAAAGTTCCAAAATTCCGTCCAGGTAAAGCATTGAAAGATGCCCTGAACTGA
- a CDS encoding GlcG/HbpS family heme-binding protein, which yields MKTKAVLEFADVTAIAAAAQAEAAKNSWAVSIAIVDDGGHLLSFQRLDGAAPISSHIAPGKARTAALGRRESKVYEDMINGGRVSFLSAPNLDALLEGGVPIMKDGQCLGAVGVSGVKSNEDAQIAKAGIAAIGL from the coding sequence ATGAAAACCAAAGCCGTTCTCGAATTTGCCGACGTCACCGCCATCGCCGCCGCCGCTCAGGCTGAAGCTGCGAAAAACAGCTGGGCCGTGAGTATTGCCATCGTGGACGACGGCGGTCATTTGTTGTCATTCCAGCGCTTGGATGGCGCGGCCCCCATCTCCTCCCACATTGCCCCCGGAAAGGCCCGCACAGCCGCTTTGGGACGCCGCGAGAGCAAAGTGTATGAAGACATGATCAACGGCGGCCGCGTGTCCTTTTTGAGCGCGCCCAACCTCGATGCCCTGCTCGAAGGCGGCGTGCCGATCATGAAGGACGGCCAATGCCTGGGTGCGGTGGGTGTGAGCGGCGTGAAGTCGAACGAAGACGCCCAGATCGCCAAGGCGGGTATCGCTGCTATTGGTCTGTAA